The sequence below is a genomic window from Caldisalinibacter kiritimatiensis.
GTACGTACGGTGGTGTGAGAGGTCGGTAGATAAAATAATTATCTACCTCCTACTCGATTCTTTTTATTATGTGGTGTAGACTCAACAATAGAAAAAAGTGTAAAAAAAGAGTAAAATAGAATTAAAATTAAAAAATAATACTATCATAAGGAGGAAACAATGAGTAAAGAAAAGGTTAGTGTAAGTGATATGGTTTTTAAGAAGATTGAAGAAAGAATTATAAACGGGGATTGGCCCCCGGGAACTAAAATAATGTCTGAACCTCAATTAGCTAAACAGCTAAATGTCAGCAGAATGTCGGTAAGAGAAGCAATAGAAAAAATGGTTGCATTGGGTATATTAACAAAGAAACAGGGGGAAGGAACCTTTGTTAATAAATTAGGACCTTCTATATATTTTAATAGACTTATACCAATGATAACTCTTGACTTGGATAATTACTTAGAAATTTTAGAGTTTAGATTAATAACTGAAGTGGAAAATGCTAGACTTTGTGCACAGCGCCATACTCCAGAAAATATACATGAGCTAGAGAATTGCTATAATCGAATGTTAGAATTCAAAAACGATAATCAAAAATTTGCCGAATCCGACATGGATTTCCATCTCAAAATTGCAGAATGCACACAAAATTCAATAATTACAAAAGTAAATATAATATTAAAGAATTTACTAGAGTATCATCAAAAACTCTTATATAAGAGCTTAGGGCCTGAAGGTGGAATTAAGGACCATAGAATGATATTAGACGCTATAAAAAATAAGGATTCTGAACTTAGCGCTATATTCATGAAGAGACATATAGAAAGGA
It includes:
- a CDS encoding FadR/GntR family transcriptional regulator, with translation MSKEKVSVSDMVFKKIEERIINGDWPPGTKIMSEPQLAKQLNVSRMSVREAIEKMVALGILTKKQGEGTFVNKLGPSIYFNRLIPMITLDLDNYLEILEFRLITEVENARLCAQRHTPENIHELENCYNRMLEFKNDNQKFAESDMDFHLKIAECTQNSIITKVNIILKNLLEYHQKLLYKSLGPEGGIKDHRMILDAIKNKDSELSAIFMKRHIERTIQDIKKLNDKNT